Below is a window of Thermodesulfomicrobium sp. WS DNA.
CCTCCACAAAGCGGATATCGTGTTCGGCCTTGTCGATGCCCAGCACCCCCAGGCTCTCCAGGTAAAGCTCCAGCACATTGGCCGGCGACGGCTTCAAGATCACCTGAAATTGATAGTAATGCTGGAGGCGGTTGGGATTTTCACCGTATCTTCCATCGGTCGGCCGACGGGAAGACTCCGCGTAGGCGACATTCCATGGCTCAGGGCCAAGTACCCGAAGAAATGTGGATGGATTGAACGTCCCGGCGCCCACTTCCATATCATACGGAAAATGCAGCACGCATCCTTGATCTGCCCAAAATCGCTGCAACTCAAGTATGACATCCTGAAAATACATACCTTCTCCTTGATTATACTCAAAATAGCTTCACGAAAATCAACACCGAGCGCCGTGCGTCCCTGCATGCAGATCCACGTGCCAGCGTAAAAAATGATCCACCAAATACCACGTCTCCTCACGCACCACAGGAGGTAATTGCTCAAGCGCCCAGGGCGCAGGCAGCGGCTGGGCAATGCTCCGCAAAAGCGCGATGGTGGCAGGAGAGATGCTCCGCTCAGCCCCTGCACAGCGGCGGCACAGCACCGTCCCCTTGGGGATGGAAAAGGCAGGCCGTGCTCCGAGGTCCGCGCCGCAGCCCCCACAGACATCAAGCTTGGGAGCAAAACCCATGTTGAAGATCACATGGGCCCGAAACAGCACCGGAAAAAACCGGGACGCCCCGTGTTCTCCATCGAGGAGCCGCAATGCCTCCACCAAGGCATGGTGCACCACGGCGACCCCATCCGGGGGGATGCAGAGCCCTTCCACGAAACGCAGGCAATTGCTGGCCATGCCCAAACGGTCCAAGTCCGCCTTCATGCGCCCAAACCGCTCCACCAGCGCCCCTTCCCGCAGCACCAGGTAGTGGCGCCGACGCTCCCACGCCATGGAAAAATGCACCCGATCCAATGGATCGAGACAGCCGCCGAAGCGGCGGCGACTGCGGCGCCCGCCAAAGGCAAAGGCCGTGAGCATCCCTTGTGTTGGCGAAAAAAAGCGGACCCAGCAGTCCGCCTCACGCAAGGTGCCCACCCGCAAAAGAAGCACCGTCTCGGACCAATCCATCATGGCACGGAAATGACTCGGACCTCCCCGGGGCGGGTCTTTCCCACCGGAAAAGCCTGCCCGTCCAACCATAGACGCACGCCTGCAGCGTTGCCGAGCTTCATCCGCAAAGAAGAAGCAAAGGTCACGTCAATCCGCTCCCCCTGGCGCAGAAAATAATCC
It encodes the following:
- the recO gene encoding DNA repair protein RecO — encoded protein: MMDWSETVLLLRVGTLREADCWVRFFSPTQGMLTAFAFGGRRSRRRFGGCLDPLDRVHFSMAWERRRHYLVLREGALVERFGRMKADLDRLGMASNCLRFVEGLCIPPDGVAVVHHALVEALRLLDGEHGASRFFPVLFRAHVIFNMGFAPKLDVCGGCGADLGARPAFSIPKGTVLCRRCAGAERSISPATIALLRSIAQPLPAPWALEQLPPVVREETWYLVDHFLRWHVDLHAGTHGARC